The Halobacterium hubeiense genome contains the following window.
GCGCTGGAGCGCGCCCTCGACCAGTGGAGGGAACTGGGCATCGAGGGGTGGACGGAGGCCGACCCGCCGTGGTTCGAGTACGGCGAGCGCCTCGGCGACCGGCTCGCCGACGTCGTCGGCGCGAAGCCCGCGGAGTGCGTCGCCGCCAACTCCACGACGGTCAACATCCACGCGCTCGTCGGGACGTTCATCGACGCCGCCGACGGCACCGAGGTCGTCGTCAACGAACTGGACTTCCCGACGGACCACTACGCGATTCGCTCCCAGCTGCGAGCGCGCGGCCTCGACCCCGACGACCACCTCGTCGTCGTGGAGAGCGACGACGGCCGCACAATCGAGCCGGACGCAATCGCGGACGCTGTCAGCGACGACACCGCCATCGTGTTCATGCCGTCGGTGCTGTACCGGAGCGGCCAGTTGCTCGACGTCGAAGCCATCACCGACATCGCCCACGACCACGACGCGTTCGCGGGCTTCGACCTCGCGCACTCCGTGGGCGTCGTCGACCACGACCTCCACTTCGACGGCGTGGACTTCGCGGTGTGGTGCAGTTACAAGTACCTCAACGCTGGCCCCGGCGCCATCGGCGGCCTCTACGTCCGCGAGGAGCACTTCGACCTCCCGCCCGCGATGGCGGGCTGGTGGGGGAACGCCGACGACACGCAGTTCGACCTCGAACCCGAGTTCGACCCCGCGCGGGGCGCCGCCGCCTTCCAAATCGGGACCGTGTCCGTCTTCGCCGCCGCCCCGCTGTTCGGCTCGCTCGACGTCACCGAAGCCGCCGGCGTGGACTCCTTGTGCGAGCGCTCCGTGGCGTTGACGCGGTACCTCATCAGCCTCGTGGACGAACGCCTCCCCGAGTGCGCGGTCGGGACGCCCCGGGAGGCCGACCGGCGCGGCGGCCACGTCGCCGTCGAACACCCCGACGCCGGGAAGCTCAGCCGCGCGCTCCGCGACCGCGGCGTCGTCGTGGACTTCCGCCCGCCGAACGTCGTCCGCGTCGCGCCCTCCCCCTACTTCGTCGGCTTCGAGGACGTCTGGCTCGCCGTCGATGAGATTCGCGACATTCTGGACGCCGACGCCCACCTCGCGTACGGCGAGAGCGAGGAACAGGTGACCTGATTCGAGCGGGAGAACGCGCGTCTGCTACCGGAGATACGCGGTCAGTTCTTTGACGACGCGGTCGACGAACGCGTCCGTGACGCGCCCCTGCCACGCGACGAGGTCCTCGTGGCGCGGCGAGTGGACGGCCCACGGCGAGACGAACGACTCGCGCGGGACGCCGCCGACCTCCCAGACGCCGTCGGCGAGCGCCAGCGACTCATCGTAGGATTTCGTCGAGACGGCGACGGCGACGCACTGCTCGTCGCCGAACGGGTGGCCGTCGTTGTTGACGACGAGCCACGGTCGCTGCCGGTCCTCGCCGAGTTTGAACGGGTCGGCGCTCCGGACCACGTCGCCCCGGTCGGGCTGCACGGTCACGCTCCGTCGTCGCGCTCGCTGGGGTGGCGTTCGTCGGGCGCAGCGGCATTCCAGTCGTCGGCGTCGATGCCGCCGTCTTCGTCGTCGAGTCGCTCGCCGGCGGCGTGGAGGTCGTACGCGGCGGCGACGCGGTCGCGGTCGGCGGTGATTGCCCAGTACGCGCCCTTGTGTCGGACGAGCTCGCGATCCTTGAGCCGCGAGAGCGCGGTCCCGACCGTGTTCGCGTCCTCGCCGAGCGCCGTCGCTATCTCCGAGCGCGTGAACGCTTGGTCGTCGTTCGCGAGGAGGAACGAGACCACCTGCTCGGGGACGCTGGGCCCCCGCGGCAGGTCGTCGGACTCGAAGTCCTCGATGCTCACCGGCATACCGCGAAGTTCGCGTGCCGAAGTAATGAATGTACTGCCGTACTGTACGTGCCGACGTACGCTACGTGCTTTCGGGGCGTCGGCTGGTGACCGCCTACGTCCGGAACTCGAAGCGCGCGCCGCCCTCGGCGCTGTCCGTTACCTCCACCGTCCAGCCGTGCGCGTCCGCGATGCTCTTGACGATGGCGAGCCCGAACCCGGTGCCGTCGTCGTCGCCCGACGCGCCGTACTCGAAGACGCCCTCGCGGCGCTCCGCGGCGATGCCGCAACCGTCGTCCTCGACGTAGAAGCCGTCGTCGCCGTCCAGTGGGCCGACGGAGACGGTGACGTCCTCGCCGCCGTGCTCGACGGCGTTCCGGAACAGGTTCTCCAACAGCGAAGTGAACCGCGCGACGTCCGCCCGCAGCGCGCGGTCGCCCGCGACGTCCAGCGTCGCGTCGGCGGTGTCGACGTTCCGCCACGCGTCCGCGGCGGCGTCCGACAGCGAGCGCTCGCGGACGTCGTCGAGGCTGCGGCCGTGGCGCGCGAGCGCGAGCACGCTCTCGATGATCTCGTGCATGCGGTCCAGCGACTCGCCCATGCGCTGGAAGTACTCGTCATCGCCGGTCTCCTCGGCGAGTTCGAGGTAGCCGCGGGCGACGTTCAGGGGGTTGCGGAGGTCGTGGCTGACGATGCTCGCGAACTCCTCCAAGCGGTCGTTCTGGCGTTCGAGCTCGCGCTCGTGTTCCTTCCGGTCGGTGATGTCCGTGTACATCGCGTAGCCGTGGATGTTCGGCTCGTCGAGGCGGAACGGCACCACGTCCAGCAGGAAGTCCCGCGGGCCGTCGGCGGTCTCGCGGCGCACCTCGACGTTGATGTTCTGTCCGTCCACGAGCTTCTGGTTGTACTCGTCGGCCTCCTCGTGGTGGTCGGCGGGGATGATGTACTCGTCGATGTTCTCGCCGACGAGTTCCTCCTCGCTGTAGCCGAACACCTCCTCGAAGGCGGGGTTGACCGCGCGCACGATGGGGTCGTCGTCCTCCACGACGAAGCTCGCCGTGGGGCTGGGGACGTTCTCGAACAGCGCCGCGAGCCGGCTGTGTTCGCGCCGCAGGTCGGCTTCGCGGCGGCGGAGCTGGCGGACGCGCTCGGCGCGGTCGAGGGCGGCCTCGGCGTTCGTTGCGAGCACGCGCACGAGGTCGTGGTCCGTGCCGTCGAAGCTCCCGGCCTCGGGCGCGCCGATGAGCAGGACGCCGTGGTCGCCCAGCGGGTGGATGATCTCCTCGCGGATGACCGTCTCGGGGTTGTGGACGTTCGACTGCTCGTGGACGTCCGTGAACGTCGCGGGTTCGCCGGACTCGTAGACGTCCCACGCGAGGCTCTCGCCGGCCGCGAACGTCGGCGGCGTCTCCCCGGTCACGGGGTCGGAGACGGTCGCCGGCCGGAGCTCCTCGGCGTCGTCGGCGGCGTAGAACACGCCGACGTACGGGAGGCCGAGGAGGTCGTTGGCGGCTTCCGCGACGACCGCGGCGATGTCGTCGGGGTCGTCCTCCACGAGCATCCGCCGGGTGGCGTCGTGGAGCCCCGTGAGGGTCTGCTCGCGGTGGCGCTGCTCGGTGACGTCGTCCACGACCGCGAACGCGTCGGGGCCGCCCTGGTGGAGGAACTGCTTGACCGTCACCTCGAAGACGCGGTCGTCGTCGGCGAACTCGGTCTCGAAGGTCTTTGCGCCGTTCCCGGGGACGAACTGCTCGGAGTGAGCGTCGAAGCACGCGGCCAGCGACTCCCCTCGGAGGTCGGTCTCGTCGGCGCCGACGGCGCGCTCGGCCGCGTCGTTGACGAGGCGAATCTCGGTGTCGCCGTCGCTGGTGACGTCGTAGAGGACGAGCGCGTCGTCGTTCTGCTCGAACAGCTCGCGGAAGCGCGCCTCGCTCTCCCGGAGGTCGCGCTGCGAGCGGATGCGTTGGACGGCCTGATAGGCGTGGGAAGCCAGTAGCTCTGCGAGTTCGACGTCGTCCGCGTCGAAGCCGTCGGGCTCGTCCATGCCCGCCTGGAAGACGCCGATGTCGCCGATGGGGACGCTGACAACGGACCGCGGCGCGCCCTCCGGCGGGGCCGTGACGCGCGGGTCCTCGCGGATGTCCGCGACGATTTGCGCCTCGCCGGTGTGGTAGGTCTCCCCGGCGATGCCCTCGTCGGTGGGGATGCCGTCGACGCTCGGCGCGCGGCCGCTCCACGACCGC
Protein-coding sequences here:
- the kynU gene encoding kynureninase → MDDFDASRAAARMRDAESSLTGLRERFSVPEDAVYMDGNSLGVHGQDAAHALERALDQWRELGIEGWTEADPPWFEYGERLGDRLADVVGAKPAECVAANSTTVNIHALVGTFIDAADGTEVVVNELDFPTDHYAIRSQLRARGLDPDDHLVVVESDDGRTIEPDAIADAVSDDTAIVFMPSVLYRSGQLLDVEAITDIAHDHDAFAGFDLAHSVGVVDHDLHFDGVDFAVWCSYKYLNAGPGAIGGLYVREEHFDLPPAMAGWWGNADDTQFDLEPEFDPARGAAAFQIGTVSVFAAAPLFGSLDVTEAAGVDSLCERSVALTRYLISLVDERLPECAVGTPREADRRGGHVAVEHPDAGKLSRALRDRGVVVDFRPPNVVRVAPSPYFVGFEDVWLAVDEIRDILDADAHLAYGESEEQVT
- a CDS encoding GAF domain-containing protein, which translates into the protein MTSDRDHRSALLSYATEVASADDVDEVFDAMADAAEAAFDFSSAVVEAEADGVLAVRSWSGRAPSVDGIPTDEGIAGETYHTGEAQIVADIREDPRVTAPPEGAPRSVVSVPIGDIGVFQAGMDEPDGFDADDVELAELLASHAYQAVQRIRSQRDLRESEARFRELFEQNDDALVLYDVTSDGDTEIRLVNDAAERAVGADETDLRGESLAACFDAHSEQFVPGNGAKTFETEFADDDRVFEVTVKQFLHQGGPDAFAVVDDVTEQRHREQTLTGLHDATRRMLVEDDPDDIAAVVAEAANDLLGLPYVGVFYAADDAEELRPATVSDPVTGETPPTFAAGESLAWDVYESGEPATFTDVHEQSNVHNPETVIREEIIHPLGDHGVLLIGAPEAGSFDGTDHDLVRVLATNAEAALDRAERVRQLRRREADLRREHSRLAALFENVPSPTASFVVEDDDPIVRAVNPAFEEVFGYSEEELVGENIDEYIIPADHHEEADEYNQKLVDGQNINVEVRRETADGPRDFLLDVVPFRLDEPNIHGYAMYTDITDRKEHERELERQNDRLEEFASIVSHDLRNPLNVARGYLELAEETGDDEYFQRMGESLDRMHEIIESVLALARHGRSLDDVRERSLSDAAADAWRNVDTADATLDVAGDRALRADVARFTSLLENLFRNAVEHGGEDVTVSVGPLDGDDGFYVEDDGCGIAAERREGVFEYGASGDDDGTGFGLAIVKSIADAHGWTVEVTDSAEGGARFEFRT